A single genomic interval of Nostoc commune NIES-4072 harbors:
- a CDS encoding multicopper oxidase family protein, which yields MIKITRREALKLGALTGGSLLIPIGLLSRGQAATAGSPQPTRFSVKLPIPPVLKPVRSNATTDYYQITMKKALVNILPGLTTQIWAYNGIAPGPTIKQRQGRQSIIRFINNSVDTPTSVHLHGMASLPQYDGYAEDLTRPGFYKDYVYPNKRAATLWYHDHAIHNTARNIYMGLAGMYIVQDDFELGLPLPKGKYDVPLFIQDKQFTNTGRLVFNTQGEISQYGDVILVNGAPWPRMEVDTCKYRFRILNGSISRSYNLALSNGDDFIMIGTDAGLMSASVKAKNFRLAPAERYEFIIDFSKYPIGSQVVLRNLGLPNNTNYDGTNQIMRFDVVRREPDNSSIPSRLRTIQPIPESSAVRTREFKYERSNNLWVINGKAWNNTRIDANPRLGDVEIWKLSNPSGRAFHPIHLHLIDCQMLDRNGRPPLPYERGLKDVFYVGENETIRVIGKFGPNTGKYMSHCHNAVHEDHDMMNQFEVGQGGRSPFAVAAKPLPAPPL from the coding sequence GTGATAAAAATAACTAGACGAGAAGCCCTGAAGCTAGGAGCGCTTACAGGTGGTTCTTTGCTGATTCCTATAGGCTTGCTATCTCGTGGACAAGCAGCTACTGCTGGTAGTCCTCAGCCTACTCGTTTTAGTGTTAAACTTCCCATACCGCCAGTACTTAAACCAGTGCGGAGTAATGCGACCACAGATTACTACCAGATCACGATGAAAAAAGCTCTGGTCAATATTTTGCCTGGGCTAACAACGCAGATATGGGCGTATAACGGTATTGCTCCTGGCCCTACAATTAAGCAACGTCAAGGGCGACAATCAATTATTCGCTTTATCAATAATAGTGTCGATACACCAACATCAGTTCACTTGCATGGGATGGCATCTTTACCGCAGTACGATGGCTATGCTGAAGATTTGACACGACCGGGTTTCTACAAAGATTACGTCTATCCGAACAAACGCGCGGCTACGTTATGGTATCACGACCACGCTATTCATAATACTGCGCGTAATATTTATATGGGTTTGGCAGGTATGTACATTGTTCAAGATGACTTTGAGCTTGGACTACCCTTACCCAAAGGTAAATACGACGTACCACTATTTATTCAAGATAAGCAGTTTACTAATACTGGCAGGTTAGTCTTTAATACCCAAGGTGAAATTAGTCAATATGGTGATGTTATTTTGGTCAATGGTGCGCCTTGGCCGCGTATGGAGGTAGATACCTGTAAATACCGTTTCCGGATCTTGAATGGTTCGATTTCGCGCTCTTATAATCTTGCCCTGAGCAATGGCGATGATTTTATTATGATTGGCACTGATGCCGGATTAATGAGCGCATCGGTTAAAGCCAAAAATTTCCGGTTGGCGCCAGCAGAACGTTACGAATTCATTATTGACTTTTCTAAATACCCAATCGGCTCTCAGGTAGTGCTGCGAAATCTCGGACTTCCTAACAACACGAATTACGACGGTACGAATCAAATTATGCGCTTTGATGTTGTGCGCCGTGAACCAGATAATAGCTCTATTCCCTCCAGGTTACGTACAATCCAGCCTATCCCCGAATCTTCAGCAGTGCGAACCAGAGAATTTAAGTATGAGCGTTCTAATAATCTGTGGGTGATCAATGGCAAAGCCTGGAATAACACCCGAATTGATGCTAATCCTCGATTAGGCGATGTTGAAATCTGGAAATTGTCTAACCCATCAGGTCGTGCGTTTCATCCTATTCACCTTCACCTAATTGATTGCCAAATGCTTGACCGTAATGGTAGACCACCTCTTCCTTACGAGCGTGGGTTGAAAGATGTCTTTTATGTTGGGGAAAATGAAACCATACGAGTAATTGGTAAGTTTGGCCCTAATACAGGTAAATATATGTCACACTGCCACAATGCGGTTCACGAAGACCACGATATGATGAATCAGTTTGAAGTGGGACAGGGCGGACGCTCACCTTTTGCAGTTGC